GATTCAACATGGGAATCACCACAGTGTAGAAGACTGATGCAAATCTGTCAAAGCTGGAGGAACCGCCAGAGCTGGAACTCAAGTAGACAAAGATACTTGAGGAATAGAAGAGGGTCACTGCTGTCAGGTGAGAAGCACAGGTGTTGAAAGCCTTGGACCTGCCTTTAGCTGAAGTGATCTTCATAATGGAGATGACAATACAGCCATAAGATATCATGATAATTGAGACATTTATTATCCCAAAGATCACTATTAATACCGCAGTCATGAGTTGTACAAAGAAAGTGTCAGTGCAGGACAAGACTAACAGTTGTGgcatgtcacagaagaagtggttgaTGACATTAGGCCCACAGAATTGGAGCTGAAGCATGGCACACAATTGGGATATAGAACCAGAGAATCCTGCCATATAGGACCCAAGCACCATTTGAACACACAGAGTGGGTGACatgatggatgaatagagaagTGGGTTACAAATGGCAGCGTATCGATCATAAGCCATGGCTGTCATGAGACAAGACTCACTCAGTCCCATGGTTGAAAAGATGAAGTATTGAACAGCACAACCCACAAGGGTGATGGTTTGCTGCTCCTGGAAAAAGTTGGAGAGCATCTTGGGGACTGTGGAGGTCACGTAGCAGATATCAATGAAGGACAGATTatggaggaagaagtacatgggtgtgtggagatgGAAATCCATCCTTATTAAGATGATGAGAAACAGGTTCCAAATCAGAGTCAAAATGTACACCAacaggaatacaacgaagagcaCTGCTCTGATTCTGGGGAAATCTGAGAATCCCAAGAGGAGGAAATGGGTGATAGCTGTAATATTTCCTCCTTGAGTCATTGGCTTGGTGCtcctaaaatgagaaaagagtcaAAAGAATGCATTACTCACTCACGTGAAATGACAACATTATAATTCTCACATCTGCCATTTTCTTCCCTTCACTGAGCACTGAAAAATGGAAAACGCTTTACCGTCCTAGAAGAAAGACTACAGTTTCCATCTAATTGTCAAATAGGACCTTCTCAGTGTTTCAGGTTCCCAATTACCTGATGAggtctcagaaaaattaaaagacatattttaaaaatattaaatatttattaaattaaatatttaatataggaCCCCAGAACCATCTGAACACACAGAGTGGGTGACatgatggatgaatagagaagTGGGTTACAAATGGCAGCATATCAATCATAAACCATGGCTGTCATGAGACAAGACTCACTCAGTCCCACCTTTGGAAGGGTGAAGTATTGAACGGCACAACCCACAAGGGTTATAGTTTGCTACTCCTGGAAGAAGTTGGAGAGTATCTTGGGGGCTGTGGAGGTCACGTAGCAGATATCAATGAAGGACACATTatggaggaagaagtacatgggtatgtggagatgaaatattaaatattttaaaatttttctaaaaagcaaTAGAAACTCTATAATTATATGGGAGAGATCATTGTAAAACTGTAAGATTTTATaggaattttgaaaattcaaTACATAACTGCTGCTTAATAATAGTGAGGTAAAACTGGCATCATTCCAGAATAAACTTGAAATAGCTCTTCTCTCCAAGATCTCATctaggtagatttttaaaattttcttcttttacacataagaaaaatTACCCTGTTTATAAtaacttctcaaactttttacaaatatatttaatacaacACCTTCAACATGGCCTGGAaaattatatcataatttataatCCTGATATTTTCTTGGGGGATAGCATGTATGCCCAATAAAGTTATGAAGTAAGTCTTCTTAGGGAAGTCTTCATATGAACTATTCCTAAGGGAGGCTGGTACAAATATTAGCCCCAACTACTGTATCAATTGTAGGATATTTTGCATCTTAGGAAACAGCATAGTACTGTGGTTAAGGGTTCAGACTTTAGAGATTTTATTCTGAATGACGTCATCAAGATGGCAAAATAGGTCATTCACTTTGTCACTCTTGCCAGAAAAAAACTAGCAACTACTCGTAACAACACATCATTTTGAAAATCCTAGAACACGGGGATGAGGCTGAAATATCCCCATGGGccacagagaatgagaagaatcCTGTTAGAAAGTTAGAGGAACAGCTACACTCTGACTCCATGgtccctccccctgccagcactgataccaaagccagataaggacattagaagaaaagaaaactgcaggtcAATGTCCTTGACCTGTTGAATACAGattctaaattttcaaaaaaaaatcctaacaaacagaattcagcagcatacTAAAAGGATCATACTCCACTATCAAGTAGGATTCATTCTGAGGATGCACAGATGGTttagtatacaaaaattaacaaaagtgaTAGTCacgttaataaaatgaaatataaaaatcatataattctcCATAGATGCacaaaaaccatttgacaaaattcaacatacattcctgataaaaattctcaataaattaggTATAAAAGGAACTAAATTGaacttaataaaggccatatttaaCAAAGTGAcatctaacatcatactcaatggtaaatggttgtaagatttttttctaagaccaggaagaagacaaagatggcCATTCTCTTCATTCCTAAAACACGACAATAAGTCCTAGCCAACACaataaagtcaaaataataataataataaagcctcataaatggaaataaaagattgaaattgtgtctatttgcagatgacatgattttatgtatagaaaatcctaaaatcttcactaaaaactgttagatctaatcaaaTAATTCACTAAAGTCCTGGGATACAAAATAAGCATTCTATATACTAACACGAATTGTCTGAAAAAGGCATAAAGAaccaatcccatttacaatagcatcaaaaacaataagatgtgtagaaaaaaattaaacaggaagGTGAAAGATCTCTTCACTGAATACTATAAGTCACtgaccaaagaaattgaaaaaggtaCAAGTAAATTGAAAGGTatcccatgtacatggattggaagaattaatattattaaaaagtctATGCTACACAAATCTGCCAatagactcaatgcaatctctatcaaaattccaatggcatttttcacagaaatagaacaaacaatcctaaaatccctgtagaaccacaaaagactttgtatagacaaagcaatcctgagaaagaagaataaagctggcaAATGTTTCAAACTATGTTGCAAagccatagaaataaaaacagtatgccACTGGCGtagaaacagacacaaagaccaatggaacaggatcaagaccccagaaataaaactgtgtatatatggtcaactaacatttgacaagagagcctaaaatactcaatggaaaaaaacagtttcttcaataaacgatgatgggaaaattggatattcacatgcaaaagaatgaaactagaccctgatcttacatcactcacaaaaataaactcaaaatgaatgaagACTTAAGTGTAAGACCTGTAATCATAAGACTCCTTgaggaaaacatagggaaaaacttCTGAACATGGATTGGAAATGATGTTTTGGATatcacacctaaagcacaagcgaaattaaataattaaataaataaatacataagatggattatatcaaactaacaggcttctgcacagcaaagaaaatgataagcaaaatgaaaaggtaaccaacagaatagcagaaaatattagcacatcacatctctgataaggagttaatatctaaaatatataggaaCACATACAACTCCGTAGCAAGAAAATACATAATCCAATTCAAATTTTTCataggacctgaatagatatttttccaaagaagacatataaaatgccaacaggtacataaatatgtgctcaacatcataatcatcagggaattgcaaatcaaaatcgCAGTGAGATACCAACtcacaactgttagaatggctataatcaaaaaggagACAACAACTCCTGgccagaatgtggagaaaagggaaacgtGCACTGCTATGAGAATTTAAATTGGTAtagtgactatggaaaacagtatagagttttttcaaaaaattaaaaatagacctaccatatgatccagcaattccatatcttggagatatatatatatatatatatatatatatatatatatatacaaaggaaatggTATCACTGCCCCTAAAACAAACCTGatcccaatgttcattgcaggattatttaTTATAGCCAGAGTATTGAAACAATCTAAGCAACcaccaacagataaatggataaaaagtcaaatatatttataaatataaataacacatgtataaataacataaataatagGATGTATCATAAAGGAATATtgttcaggcataaaaaagaaggatatcctggaatttgtgacaatatggatagaccatcaggatattatgctaagtaagatcaatcagacagagaaaggcaagcaCATTATGGTCTCactgtatgtggaatctaaaacgaaacaaactcatagaaacaaagatcagatttgtggtggCCAGAGGCAAGGAGTGGAAGGTAGGGGaattgggtgaaggtggtcagaaAGTAAAACATTTCCAGTTATAAGGTAAATAAGATCTGtgaatataatgtacagcatgatgagtatagttaacaatactgtatcatatatttaaaagttgctaagagactagatctcaaaagttctcatcacaaggaagaatactgtaattatgtgaggtgatgaagattaatcttactgtggtaatcattttattatatatatatatagtaaattatgttgtacaccttgaacttatacaatgttgtatATCAACCGTATGtcaatacaaatggaaaaaaataattttagttttgataCTCTCTCATGCTCTGAACTTACCCTGGTGGTTTTAACACACTAGAAATGATTTACTCATAACAAAGTGAGGACAAGAGCCCCTTAACTGTAAGGTTAATGGGAGGGTTTTATGAGGAAATTCATGACACTGCTCAGCACACAATCCAGGACACATTAATTGTTCAATAGATGTTGGCTATTACTATCATTGATTACTTACAGATAACTATGAATGACAGCTGTACCTGTAAAAAGGAATGCCAGGGGTGCTAGAATTTATGGGTTAACTTGGGGAAATTCCTGAGACATCATCAGCTCTGTAGACAGCTAGGCATCATTACTTCTGGGCAGGTGTAGATTCAGACCTAGCATCCAGACAAATCAAACCACCTGAAGTCGTAAAGACACAAATCACAGAAATGATCTTCTGTTTAGTTTGCTTCAGTTCATGCACACTTGAGTCAACAGATAACCAGCATCAAGCTATGATGAGCATTGATGTCGAGAAAGAGTCAAAGCAACTGTTTCAATTCCCAAATACAACAAAAGtatatttcatatgtttgttgaTACATTCAGTGTGTTATAGCTCACTAATAGATTCATAGCAGATAACAACAACTGGCTATGTTCCATATCCAAAGTGATCTTCCTTGAGTTGAAAGAGTAAATCAATATTAATgaccaagaaaattttgaaaaaagattaataattaaaaagactTGGAGattcagactttaaaaaataatataaacattaacAATTCCTTATTCTTGTAAAAATAGACatgtcaaaagaagaaatagaatttaacAAGTAAATTTTAACATTGGTAAGAATTTAACATACGATATAGGTAGTATTTTAAACTGATAGAAAAAGGATAATCTCTGCCCGAAGTGATCGCTTAAACCTGGCTCACTATCAGTAAAAAGCATTAGAGGGATTAATAGATATGCATTTATATAATCTTAGGATGGGAAAGAAATTTCTAAACTATAACATGAAGCCAGAAACTATgagaaaaaatatgatataacAATTTAAACTTGGCTATGGGTGAAAAACCTACTTATATAAATACAATTGATAAACTGTAAATTTGGGATAATAGAATCATCTATAATATAATGAGACAATATCTATAAAGGTTAACACATTGTAGATATCAAGCAGTTaattttgcacattccactttggtggcctggggtttgctggtttggttcccaggtgcagacatgggaccactcatcaagccatgctgaggcagctgccccacatataaagtacaggaagatggggacggatgttagctcagggccagtctttctcagcaaaaaagaggtggattggcagcagatgttagctcagggctaatcttcctcaaaaaaaataaaataaaaattttagaaaaggcagTGGACTGTATAAAGTTGGGAAACACAGACAAGCATATTTTATCTTAGTTAATCCTGAAATTCAGCAAGCTATTATTTTGATTCAGTGCTCAATTATTAATATCTACAATGTGTTAGCCTTTATACATATTGTCTCATTATATTATAGATGATTCTATTATTTACAGGTGAAAACCAGAAATTAACAGCGTTTGAGATCATACACTTAGGAAATTGAGAACCAGTACTCAACATCCATGCCTGACAGTTTAGTTTAGAAATTATTCTTTTCACTGTATACCATAGAATTTGGGTAAGGTGAAAGAAAACCTGAAGAAGAGATATAAGTGCAGGGTGTGGAAGTGAGAAAGAGGGGAGAGTTGAAGAATGAATGAGATTGAGGACCATAACCCATGCTTCATGTACTTCCTCTTCCTACTAGAGGAATCACACAGCAATTGAGATAGCATAGAATTCACTGTTTTCTATAAATCTTGCTCTCTGACCTTGACCCAGATCCTCCAGGAAGACAAGCTTCTTGCCAAAGGttgaaattgcttatttcttttccaaaggaaTTTTACAACTGGACCCTATTACACTCCAAGATGTGTGATTTTGGCCATGAAATTGGCTGTCCACTCAGAGCCAAAGAGATGCGCATATCTGGAGTCCTCTTAAATATGTTATTAGGACagaggtgaaaggagaaaagacaattacAGGGAGAAAACTCTCCATGCACTTGCTCTCTTGAGACATAGAGTTCTTTTCCTGATAATTTCATGTCCCACTTTCTCATGTCCCTTCTGATTCAATTCCCCACTTCCCCATGGTCCTATTATGATCTCATGattatagcttttcttttaatacagTTGGAGTCACTGAAGTTGGAAAGCAcctagagatcatctagtccaatACCGTGAATTTCCTGGTGAGGATCTGAAGCCAGTGGAGCTAAGAGATTTCCCCAAGATGACACATCTGGTTGATGATACAGCCTGATAACAATAAATTAGATATGTAGACACTTACTTGTTTACAGAGTACTTTCATTTTACGTACACTTTCTCAAATAGCTGACCTAAATCAATCATCACAGCAGCAATGTGAGGCAGATAGGGCTGATTTCCTATGCACAAGTGAGGAAAACAAGTCAATAAGGAATACAGTAGAACTTATTTATTACAAAATCATAACTTATCATGGTTACAACCATGGGCATTGATATCAGCCAATCTGGTTTGAATGCCAGTTTTCCACTAGCTGATTGTGTGAACTTCAGCAAATTAAGCTCTTCAAGCCTCAGaattttcacctataaaataagGCTGATAGTAGTAGCTCCTTGATAGAGTAGTTTGTCATACAGAGAATCAAATTAGTTAAATGCTTATAAAGCACTGAGACTGTGTAGCACACAGTATGCCTTCTATTAATAGGTTTAATTTTGTGTTCTAAATTGGAGTTCTTTTCCACATATTATGCTGCATTACTGGGAAGAAGGCATCAAGATTGAGGTGTAGGTGGACTCTAAACTCCCcccctcccatggacacaacaaatttacaactactcttggaacaattacctctTGGAGATCactgaaaagtgaataaaaagaagactggcaacaagggacagtgctggcAGAGCTagaa
This region of Equus asinus isolate D_3611 breed Donkey unplaced genomic scaffold, EquAss-T2T_v2 contig_800, whole genome shotgun sequence genomic DNA includes:
- the LOC139044332 gene encoding olfactory receptor 5AN1-like, whose translation is MTQGGNITAITHFLLLGFSDFPRIRAVLFVVFLLVYILTLIWNLFLIILIRMDFHLHTPMYFFLHNLSFIDICYVTSTVPKMLSNFFQEQQTITLVGCAVQYFIFSTMGLSESCLMTAMAYDRYAAICNPLLYSSIMSPTLCVQMVLGSYMAGFSGSISQLCAMLQLQFCGPNVINHFFCDMPQLLVLSCTDTFFVQLMTAVLIVIFGIINVSIIMISYGCIVISIMKITSAKGRSKAFNTCASHLTAVTLFYSSSIFVYLSSSSGGSSSFDRFASVFYTVVIPMLNPLIYSLRNKEIKDALKRLQKKRKYC